The genome window AGAAGCGTGCAATGAGTTGGCTGTGAAGAAACGGACTATCGCACGGTGAAAAACCGACCCAAGGCGTTTGAGCATGTTGTAAACCAGAATGCATCCCCGCTAATGGACCCAGATACCCCGGCCATATATCCTCAATCACGCGCCCATAGTGGGCGTAATCTTCGATATGACGATTAGCATTAATTAAAATAGGAGTGGGCAGTTGTTGTCGTAAGCGAGTTAACACGTGTTCGACAAGTGGTTGATCTTGGAATATCACGAGCCCTTTGTCGTTATGGTGCATGCGTGTTGCTTGACCGCCAGCCAAAATGACCCAGGTCATGTCTTTAGGATCGATCATGATAAAACTCCGTTGTAATCACTGGTTTATGCCTGTGTAAAAGAAAGAGAGAAATCATCGCTGTGAGTGATGGTTTCTGGCTTACTCAGCGTATTAATTCGCCTTTTCTGGTTTACGTTCTACCTTTAATAGAGGAGATGTCTCCTGATTCGAAGGTGATGTACTTGATGATGACCAACGGCTCAGATAATAAACCTGTCTACCAAGCTTATTCCGTCTTACTGGCTAGTGCTTCGCGGCAAACAACGGCCGCACTGACCGAGCATTTCGCATCGTGGTTTAGCACATGTGTTGTCGTCGATAATGTGATAGACGTTGCTAAAGCCATGAAAGAATATCAATACGATGTGGTGATTATTGATCCCACGCTTTTCGCCGATCACACGCAAGTATTCGAACAGATACAAGCATGGCATCGTCAGTATTCTCAAGTGTTACTGCTGATCGAACAAGACCAGCTAAAATCCGTATTTACATACTGGTATCGTTCTTACGCGTCATTCATCATTACCCCAGTCAATATACAGCAAGCCAGCCATGTGATTCATCATTGCATGCGAACCATTCAGCAGAACCACAAGGCCGTGCTACTCGCCCAAGACTTTTCTCGACATCATTCGCATAAGATCATTGGTGAATCCGAGTTCACCTTAGCGCTTAAGCAGAGTACACATCTACGTTGCCATGATACCACACCACTGTTAATTGAAGGAGAGCCGGGGACGGGGAAAGAACTGGTCGCTCGGCGTCTACATGCACTTAGCTTGCGCGATGGACCTTTTGTGCCATTAGCTGGGCATATTTCTCAAGAAGATACCTTGGAGCAAATATTGTACGGGCAACACCGTAATACCATGCAAAGTAAAGTGTACCAGCCGGGATTACTGAAACGAGCCAATGGAGGAACCCTGTATATTGATGAAATAGACAATCTACCGATTGGCGTACAGAAGAGACTACTCAACGTTTTTGATACCGGGCACATTCGTCCAGTGGGAGCGGATTATGATTTGCCGATTGATGTGCGGGTCGTTATGGCGACCAATCGTCCTCTCTGTGATCAACTGGTTGCTCGCAGTCCATCACCGTTACTCGGCCGCCTGTATGCCGACCGTCTCACGGTCATACCATTAAGACAACGCAAGTCGGATTTAAAGTTGCTGTTGCCTTATTTCGCAAAGCGGCTCTGTCGCGACTTATGTTTACCTCTCCCAGGGTGGACAGAAGAAGACATCGCCATCATTCGTGATTATCATTGGCCGGGAAATGTCAGAGAGCTGAAGAATCTCGTCGAAAACTGCATTCTACTGAAACAATCTCCCTCAGATTATTGGTTACGCACCCATTCGATGTCCTATAAAACGCCCGTCACTGTGACAGTTTCGAATGGCATGAGCATGCCGACACTTCATGAGGACCACCAGTTCGATCCACGTCAGCCGCATGATTATCCGCATAACTGGACTCTCAAAGACGTAGAACGACATCATATTGAACAGGTCGTTCGTGCGCATCAGGGGAATCGCTCCTCGGCTGCGAAAGTGCTTGGCGTCAATCGCAAAACACTGGAACGAAAATTCAAAGAGTGGGGGAAGGTGATGACACTGTCGGATAAAACGGCGTTTTTTCAGTAAAAAGGGTGGCTTGACTCTTTTTTTATAACACGATTTATTTACACTGGTATTGGGTTACAGTCCGTTACCATTGGCTTGGTTGTTATTACCTGCATAACATGGTGACACTGTCACATAAATGAACACACCAACCATGGATAAAAGGATCAATCATGAAGTTTCCTTATCGTAATATCGTTGTCCTCACTGGCGCTGGTATTTCAGCAGAATCTGGTATCCAAACCTTTCGCAGTGAAGATGGCTTATGGGAACAGCATCGTATTGAAGATGTGGCAACCCCTGAAGGGTTTGCCCGAGACCCTGATTTAGTTCAAGAATTTTATAATCAACGGCGTCGTGATTTGCAAAAAACCGACATTCAACCGAATGCGGCTCATCAAGCTTTAGGACAATTAGAACGCGAATTAGAAGGTAACGTCACGATCATCACGCAAAATATTGACAATTTACATGAGCGTGGCGGCAGTCAGCATGTGCTGCATATGCACGGTGAGCTATTGAAATCGCGATGCACCGAATCACAGCAAACGGTCGAGCAAAAGACGGATCTTCATACGGGCGATCTGTGTCATTGTTGCCAAATGCCTTCGCAATTGCGACCTCACATCGTTTGGTTTGGTGAAATGCCATTATTTATGGGCGATATCTATCAGGCCATCCAAGAGGCGGATTTGTTCATTGCTATCGGCACATCTGGCGTTGTTTATCCTGCTGCCGGTCTTGTGCATGAGGCCAAAATAGCTGGCGCGCATACTATCGAAGTAAACATTGAACCTAGCGCCGTGCAAACGGAATTTGCCGAGAAACGCTATGGGAAAGCCAGTATTGAGGTCCCTAAACTGGTCGATGAGCTGTTGGCGTTACAAACAGAGTAACGTTGCTTTCACTGAGCTCATCCAATAAAAAAGCCACTTTCATCGAAAGTGGCTTTGGCTTATTCAGTTGTTAGGCAGACCAATTACTGACTCACTTTCAGCTTTTGGAATAGCTCTTCATAAAGTGCAGAAGCTTCGCCCACATCGTCTTGGAAAACGCCGTTTTTCATGACATCAGCTGGCGGGAAGACACTGGTATCATTCTTATACGATTTCGGTAGATATTGGTACGCCGTTTTCACCGGAGTTGGGTAGCCAGTCATTTGCGAAATCTTCGCTGCGTTTTGTGGCTCCAATAAGAAATCAATCATTTTGTAAGCCGCATCAACATTCTTCGCACCTGTTGGAATGGAAAGGTTATCCATCCAGAAGATAGCGCCTTTCTTAGGCCAAGCGATTTCAATCGGAGCACCGTCTTTATGCGCCGCGTAAGCCGAACCATTCCAAAGCATACCCAAGGTTACTTCACCAGCCATATAAGGACGAGCTGGGAAATCGGAGTTAAACACCAACACATTTGGCATGAGCTTTTTCAGTTCTTCATACGCTTCATGGATTTTCTTAGGATCCGTAGTATTAGGGCTATAGCCAAGTTTCACTAGAGCGATATGGAAGACTTCACGAGCGTCATCCATTAACATCAGTTGACCTTCGTAGTCTTTATCCCATAACTGACTCCAGCTAGTGAACTTAGACTTATCATGATATTCGGTGTTCACACCAATGCCAGTCGCTCCCCATACGTACGGGATGGAATAATCACTGTGCGGATCGAAAGACTTGTTGAGGTAGTTGGGATCGATATCTTTAAAATGGCTTAATTTTGAATGATCGATTTTTTGAATCATTCCTTCTTTGCGCATTTTAGAAACGAAATATGTTGAAGGTACAACAAGATCATACCCGGTTTTTTGCGTCTTCAACTTCGCATACATCGTCTCATTCGACTCATAAGTCGAATAAATGACTTTGATACCCGTTTGCTTAGTGAAGTCTTGTAACACTTCTTGTGGGATATATTCAGACCAGTTGTAAAAGTAGAGCACATTGTCATCTTGTGCCATTGCACTACCGCTGAATAGTGCTGATGCGCATAACATGCCAGCATACAATTTATTTTTCATTACGTTTCCATGTCTAGTTTATTGAAATGATACGTTGAGTGTCTTTTCACTCAGAGCTTCCACTCAGAATGTGATTACTCAATAAGTGCGTGTTACTACGCTTCATGACAACCATGCACCATACTATCGCCTCGAACCTCGAGAAATGGCCAATCGCGCATGAGTTTCTCGCACAATGATGAAAGCGAACAGTCACGCTTCCATCATTGTAGTCGATTTGGGAAGAATTACGGTTTTCCGTCTCGTGCCAGCCACTGTGATCCCATGACCAACAATAGGGATAAGACCAGCATAACCGTCGCTAAGGCATTCACATCTGGAGAGAGTCCGATGCGAACCATCGAGTAAATCTTCAATGGTAAGATTTCATAACTCGGCCCAGTGACAAAAGAGCTGATAATGACATCGTCCAAAGACAGAGTGAAACTCAACAGCCAACCTGCGGCAACCGCTGGCTTTGCTAATGGAATGATAATGCTTTTTAAAATCGTCCACTCACCCGCGCCGAGATCTTTCGCCGCTTCTAACATTTTGACATCAAACCCGTTGAGACGGCTGTAAACGGTAATAACAACAAACGGTAGACAAAACGTAATGTGCGCGATCAATAATGTCATCAAGCCCAGCTGCGCTCCCAGCACCAAAAATAGGGCTAAAAACGAAATGGCCATAACAATATCTGGCGACATCATGACAACAAAAAGCAGGCCACTGACCATGGCTTTTCCCTTAAATTGGTAACGAAATAGCGCTACAGCAGTTAATGTACCGATAATGGTTGCCGCAGTGGCGGAAATAACCGAGACCGTGAGCGAGTGCCACGCCGCTTGCATTAAGCTGTCATTATGCACTAATGATTCATACCATTTAGTGGTAAACCCTTGCCAACGCAAGCCAAAACGACTGGCATTGAATGAGTTAACAATCAAAACCACAATGGGGAGATACAAAAACAGGTAGATCACCCCAACAAAGCTAAATTTAATCGATTTTCCCATTAATCCAGCTCCACTTTTTTATTTAGGAGTTTGCTTGCTCGATAGTAAGCATACATTAATAAGGCCATCACAATGGTCAAAGCGATACTGGTTGCCGCACCAAATGGCCAATCGCGAGCATTCAGTACTTGACTCTTAATCACATTACCCACCAATGGGTTCTTCGCTCCGCCAAGTAAATCAGAAACATAGAACATCCCCAATGCTGGCAGTAACACCAGCAGGCACCCACCAATGATTCCAGGCATGGTCAAAGGAAACACAATCTTCAACAAGATTTGTATCTTGTTAGCGCCGAGATCGCGTGCTGCTTCTAAAAATGTTTTGTCCAATTTTTCAATCGATGAATACAAAGGCAAAATCATAAATGGCAATAAAATGTACACCAATCCAATCATGACAGCCGTCTCGGAGTACATAATACGAATAGGGCGGTCAATAATATTGAGAGACAGTAACGCGGTATTCAATACACCGTGAGTTCCCAGCACCATTTTCATTCCATAGGTACGAATAAGCGAGTTTGTCCAAAAGGGAATGATCACCAAAAACAACATAAAGCTGCGCCATTTCGCTGGCATTTTAGTAATCAGATACGCAAATGGATACCCCAAGATCAGACAAAAAAATGTCGCCAGAATCGCCATATAGAACGAATGTGCAAGCACCTTCGCATAGAGAGGATCAATTAAGCGAAAATAGTTATCAAACGTTAGGTCAAAGCTCAGCAGGTTCGCGTCATCTTTGGTTAAAAAGCTTGTACCAATGATCATTAAATTTGGTACCAACACAAATAACGTGAGCCAACCTACAACTAAAAAAACAATGGTCTTTTGTAGATTAAACTTACGCTTCGTCATCGAGAATAACCTCCCAGCTTTCCACCCAAGTGACCGAGACTTTTTGTCCAATGGAGTGATCAACATCAGGGTCATCTTCATTGAAAAACTCACTGATCATCACGATGTCACCCGATTCCATTTCAACTTCTGAATCCAGCGTCATCCCTTTATAGGTACGATCACGCACGTAACCAACCAATCCTTTTGATTCCGCTTGTGAGATTTCTTCAATACGTAAGTCTTCGGGGCGAAGTAGAACTTGTAACTTCTGGCCCGCTTCAATCGGCTTTTTGTAGTAGACACTGTTGTCCACGCCATGAATGCTCACTAAAATACGTTCTGCATCCAAACGTTCTTTGGCGACGGCAGGGAATACATTAATTTCACCGATAAAACGCGCGACAAAGAGATTTTTAGGCTCTTCGTAAATTTCGCGAGGGCTACCATCTTGTTCAATCACGCCATCACGCATCACGATAATGCGATCCGACATCGATAAGGCTTCTTCCTGATCGTGCGTCACGAAGATAAAGGTAATACCAAGCTTACGCTGCAACTGCTTTAACTCAGTTTGCATTTGTTTACGCAGCTTATAGTCCAATGCAGAAAGCGACTCATCGAGAAGCAATACCTTGGGCTTATTAACCACAGCACGTGCAATTGCAATCCGTTGTTGTTGGCCACCGGAAAGCTGATGGGGACGTCGCTGCGCCATATGATCAAGACGCACCATGCTCAACACTTCCATGACACGTGGTTCAATCTCTGCACTTGGCACTTTTTGCATGCGCAAGCCAAAGGCCACATTGTCAAATACGGTCATGTGAGGGAAGAGGGCGTAACTTTGAAAAACAGTATTTACATGACGGCTTTCAGCCGGTGTTTCTGTGACATCTTGATTGTCTAACAAGATGGAACCAGAATCGACACTTTCGAAGCCTGCGATCATTCTTAATACGGTCGTTTTACCACAGCCAGAAGGGCCAAGAATAGTGAGAAACTCACCGTGGTTTACGTTTAAATCTAAATCAGAAATGATTTCCTTGCCATCAAAACTCTTCGTCACGTGAGTCAGTTTGATGACTGTATTTTCAGCGGAATGCTCGTTATTCAACGTCTGTTTTTCTCCTACCTTGGTCTAGCGTGGTTTAGTCAAATTTAACCATGTGTCATATACTGATCCGCGCATCATAATCATCGCGAACGGGAAGTCAAAACATTTTAGTCTCTGGATGAAAAAAATCCGTTACATACACTAACAATTTAACTATGTTAGGACAGCCCATAATGGTAAAGAATGTCTATTATTGAGCCAAAAACCACACATGAGTCACATTACTCATTTAGTCGTATCACACATTACCGTATAATAACGCATGACTTTTGTGAAATAATGACTCGCAATCAGGTTTGCATGAATCTCAGTCTCGGCTGAGATTTTTTAACACTCCATTCAGCCCACTAGAGCAGTGTATGAATAACGAAACAGAAAAAGATTTCAACTTAGGCGGTAGTATTGATACTGCGCTTTCTGGACAATATCAACTGAGCATTACTAGCGTGTTTAAAGAAGCTTGGGATTGCACCATCAAGCACTTTCTTTCATTTAGTCCAGCGATTATTTTATTAGCCATTTTGCAATTAGCCATTTTCTTTCTCGCGCTGCATTTCCAAGTCTCCAATGTGACCGAAATCTTTGAGAACTTTGCAAAAAATGGCAAATTACCCGAAGGGTTCATGCGTTCATTGTATATCGCGAATTTTAGTTACGAAGTGATTAGCGCCCCTTTCTATGCCGGCGTGTCACTAATGGCAATGAGCCATGCTGTCGGTTTAAAGACCACAACCAAGCAAATCGGAAGCGGATTACAGTACACCATTCCTGTTATTATCGTTACGTTAGTCAGTTTGGTTTTGCAAGGCATCGCCAATTTGTTGGTTCCTGTCATTTCACTCTATCTCTCTTTAGCGTTTACCAACGCAGGGTTACTTGTTTGTGAAAAGCGGATTCGCCCCTTTAATGCATTGTGGATATCGTTACGTGCAGCCAACCGCAAACTTCTGCAGCTAGCCGTCATTTATGCGGTGATAATGGGTTTATTTCTTGCGGCATTAATGTTTTATGGCATAGGCTTAGTATTGGTTCTGCCTTTTTTCTTTCATGTTAAAGGGATCATATATCGTAATATGTTCGGCGTGCGCTTAAAAATTGTCGCGACTCCGCATGATGATAGCAATGATAGTGGAGGGGAAAATGATCAAGACAAACCAAGCCAAATCTTTAATGCGTAATATTCTCATTGTTGGTGTCGTGGCGATTTTAGCCAGTTGCGGCTATCAACTGGTTACCAAAACAACGGATAGTGAATCGAGCAAAGATAGCTACCAACGCCAAAGTATGGGCCCACCGCCAGATTTTGCTGCCATGCACAATATTGATGCACGTAAAGCGGAGTTTTTCGATTATATGCGTGATGGCATACAAAACGAGAATCAACGCATACTGCATGAACGCCAACAGCTTAAACAAATCAAGCAAACTTTAGACAACGGGGACACGCTATCCAAGAAGGAAAAAGTGAACGCCAAACTCTTAGGAGAGCTTTATGATTTGAAAATTAACGGCGGTGTAGTGACCAAGAAATGGGTCAATCATATGCTACGTAGAGTGGATGTGATACCCGAAGCCCTTGCGTTATCTCAAGCCGCGAACGAATCGGCGTGGGGAACCTCACGATTTGCCAGAAATGCCAATAACTTTTTTGGACAATGGTGTTATCAATCGGGATGCGGCCTAGTACCCAAACAACGAGGGGCCGACATGACGCATGAAGTTGCGAAGTTTTCTTCCGTGAGTCAATCGATCCATCGTTACTTTATGAATGTGAATCGCAATAAAGCTTATCAGCCACTGCGTCATATTCGTTATGAACGACGCCAACGAGGTGAAAAAATTCTCAGTACACAAGCGGCGCTCAAACTGGTTCAGGGCTTAACCAATTATTCTGAACGTGGGCAAGAGTATGTCAATATTATCAGTTCAATGATTAAGCATAACGAGCAATATTGGGAATATTAAAAAGACAAACGTTGGTGATGAAAAAAGGCTACCTAGGGTAGCCTTTTTTGTATGATCACATAGTCATAACGTGACGGGGTCACTTAATAGCAGTTACGATACATTTGTCACGTTCAACGTCAGTGAGGGATCCACCTCAATTGCCACGTCGTCGTCCATTTCCGGTTGCATCGGAAAACTGTCTTTGTCGAAGCCAATATCTCCGCCATCAATGATTCCAGAATCGCTATCAATGGATTTAAAATCAAAGAGGTTATGGTCTGCTAGGTGGCTAGGGACCACGTTCTGCATCGCTTTAAACATCGTCTCAATCCGACCAGGAAACTGTTTATCCCAGCCATTAAGCATGGCTTTGATGTTTTGACGTTGCATATTAGGCTGAGTGCCGCATAGATTACATGGAATGATCGGATATGCGCGGGCTTCAGAAAATTTGATGATGTCTTTTTCACGGCAATAAGCTAACGGACGAATCACAACATGCTCGCCATTATCGGACACCAATTTCGGTGGCATGCCTTTCATTTTTCCACCGTAAAACATATTTAAGAATAAGGTTTCCAAGATGTCATCACGGTGGTGACCTAAAGCAATTTTCGTGGCGCCAAGCTCTTTGGCTGTGCGATATAAAATGCCTCGACGCAAACGTGAACAGAGTGAACAGGTCGTTTTCCCCTCTGGCACTTTGTCTTGAACAATGGAATACGTGTCTTCTTCAACTATTTTGTATGGTACACCGAGATTCTCGAGGTATTGAGGTAAGATATCTTCTGGAAAGCCGGGCTGCTTTTGGTCTAAGTTTACCGCGATCAGTTCAAAAGAGACGGGAGCGCTCTTTTGCAAACTCATCAGAATATCAAGCATAGTGAAACTGTCCTTACCACCGGACAGACAGACCATAATACGATCGCCATCTTCAATCATGTTGAAATCAGCTATCGCCTGACCCGTATTACGACGCAGACGTTTTTGCAGTTTATTAAGGTTATATTGTTGCGCTTTGGTACGCTCTGGAGTTTGCTCGGTCATTTAGCTGGCGCTCTTTTATCTTGGTAACAAAATGAAGTGCGTATGATACGCATAAATACCAGAGATTCCAGTTTTTAGCACACTGAAAAGCAAATCCCCCGTGATAATTCACGAGGGATACGGTTTAAACCCCGTCTATGATCGATTAGTTCGGGTCGAGAGGGCTCACAAAGCCTTCTGGTTTGAGTGCTAAAATATCACAACCAATTTTATCGATGACTTGTTCTGCCGTATTGCCGAGAAAGACAGCGGAAAGGCCAGTGCGTCCGGTCGTTCCAATAATACAAATGCCGGCATTGAGTTCTTTTGCGGCTTTCGGGATAACATCTTCAGGTAACCCTTGCTCAACCCGAGTGTGCTCTTCGGCAATGCCATGCTTTTGTCTTAACGCTTTCATTGAGGTTAAATGATGACCACGAATCGCATCCGCATACGAGGTCGGATCAAATTCTGGTAGCTCAGCTGCAATATTGGCAGGAGTCGCAGGGTAGGCATTGACGAGGTAGGGCGTTGCATTCAATCGTTCACTCATACTGAGTGCGCGTTCCACCATGCGGTCGTTCAAAGCTTGATGGGTAGCCAATTCTGAACCGACATGAACAGAGGTAATGATACTCGCGCCTTGTGGCCAATGGGCATTTTTCACTAGGGCAACTGGCGTTGGACACTTGCGTAGCAAATGCCAATCTGTGGGGGTAAATAAAACAGATTCAAGTAAGTCATGTTTGCGAGTCCCCTTGATGACAATGTCGTGTTGACCTTCAAACACTTCTCGAATAATCGCTTCGTACGGGCGGTTATGCCAGACCACTTTAATATGCAAGTCGAAATGATCATTTAAGTAAGGCTGAGCGATGGATTTCATCCATTGTTCTCGCTGAGAAATGACGCCTTGACGCATTGCATCTCGCTCTTCTGAAGAGAGCATGGACGTCATATCATAAGAAAAATCGTAGATGGACAAAAAAAAGGTGAGTTGACTGCGAGAGCGGCTGTGCGCGGCCAGCTTTGCAGCACGAGCCAATGCGACTTGTTCATCGCGATTGATGTCTGCGACGGCGAGAATATTGCTATAAATACTCATAAACAAACCCCTTATGATTGTCTGTCGAGCTTAGTAATACTCTAGCGCAAATGTGGGGGCAGGGATAGAAAGAAGAAAGAAGAGTCGATAAAAATATGATGTAGCTCGATAGAAAGCTACATCATATCAATCTGTTAATCGTTATCCGTTACGCCGGCGAGTTCTTTGATCGCATCATGATCTAAGATGGTAATGTATTTACCTTTCACCGCAAGCAGTTCAGATTTTTGAAAACGACCAAGTAAGCGGCTAATTGTCTCTACCGTTAACCCTAGATAGTTACCAATATCACCACGAGTCATGGTCAAACGGAACTCTCGCTGGGAGAAACCACGCTGAGAAAAGCGTGTAGAGAGATGATAAAGGAACGCCGCCAAACGCTCTTCCGCATTCTTTTTCGACAACAGAAGAATCATTTCTTGATCACCTTTGATTTCGTTACTCATCAAACGCATGATCTGTTGACGTAATTTCGGCATTTTACCGGAAAGGTCATCGACGATTTCATACGGAATCTCACACACCATCGAGGTTTCGAGAGCCTGTGCAAAACTCGGATGAGAATCTGATGTGATGGCATCAAAACCGACGATATCGCCTGCAAGATGAAATGCTGTGATTTGCTCATCGCCTTGCTCAGTAATCGTGTAACTTTTTACCGTACCTGAGCGAATCGCATACAGGGATTTAAGCTCATCTCCAGCTTTAAAAAGCTCTTGGCCTTTTTGAATCGGTTTCTTACGCTCGATAATTTGATCCAACTGATCAAGTTCTGAATCATTCAGCGTAAAAGGGATACAAAGTTGACTGATACTACAATCTTGGCAATGAATGGCACATCCACCGGACTGAATACGCTTTGATGCTGGTTTATCAGATATCATAATAACCTTTCACTAATATTGATGTACGCGGGTATGTTAACACTCATACTTAACAAAGGATAGATAAATAAAACTCCATATATCAATTGGTTAACATAATTGATCATAATTCATTATTGATAGAACTATTATAAAAATCGCGCTTTTTTGATTCTATACAATCAGTATGAACTGAAAACAAATCACCGCGACTCCTCTCAATAATAACAAAATAATAACAATATGCATTCTGTACACCATCATAATTTGTAAAAATCAGTGATTCATTTGAGCACAGAACGCCTCTTCACGACTATGTAACTCCTACCGCATAAGGCGTGGAGTAATTACTCAAATAGAGATCTTGTCGCAAAATAATGGTTAATTATTCCATGTAATATGTCATTACCTCTAATTTCCAGTAGAATACGGCCCTTATTAAATGCTGATCATGTCGTCAGAAATACACCCGATCCGGAGATTCCAACTATGCCTGCAGAAAAGCTCACTAAACAACGATTACTACAAGTTGTTATTATGATGTTACTGCTTATCGGGGCGTTTACTTGGCGCAGTTTTACTTATGAAAATGAGAAAACTCTGTCATGTATAGGTCGAGATCAATGTAAAGTAAAAATCGATGACCATATGATTGAGATCGTCAAAACCAGCTTATCGAGTTATGAACTTCATCAAGTGCCAAAAAATTGGTCACCTAGCTCTCAACAGGGGGAAGTGACACCAATCATGCCACAAAGTTGGGCATTCCAAGTGTCACCAAACCAACTAGACAAACCATTATACGTGACTTTGACCGATAAAGTTCGCGTGCGTATTTCGATTTAAATCTGGCCGCGCTATAGCACAATTACGTTCCTTTGGAGTCACCGATGACGTTGTCCGAACACACTAATCATCCGATGCGTTTTTTAACCGCATTTTCTCATTTAC of Vibrio zhugei contains these proteins:
- the mobA gene encoding molybdenum cofactor guanylyltransferase MobA, whose amino-acid sequence is MIDPKDMTWVILAGGQATRMHHNDKGLVIFQDQPLVEHVLTRLRQQLPTPILINANRHIEDYAHYGRVIEDIWPGYLGPLAGMHSGLQHAQTPWVGFSPCDSPFLHSQLIARFCQQEDDGMDAFVASDGERVQPAFVVIRRRCLPVLEAYLAAGERRLMGFIRQLSHRHVVFNDEAYAFVNINSLEEIEDYRLISPSSPSLDVC
- the potB gene encoding spermidine/putrescine ABC transporter permease PotB gives rise to the protein MTKRKFNLQKTIVFLVVGWLTLFVLVPNLMIIGTSFLTKDDANLLSFDLTFDNYFRLIDPLYAKVLAHSFYMAILATFFCLILGYPFAYLITKMPAKWRSFMLFLVIIPFWTNSLIRTYGMKMVLGTHGVLNTALLSLNIIDRPIRIMYSETAVMIGLVYILLPFMILPLYSSIEKLDKTFLEAARDLGANKIQILLKIVFPLTMPGIIGGCLLVLLPALGMFYVSDLLGGAKNPLVGNVIKSQVLNARDWPFGAATSIALTIVMALLMYAYYRASKLLNKKVELD
- the potC gene encoding spermidine/putrescine ABC transporter permease PotC; its protein translation is MGKSIKFSFVGVIYLFLYLPIVVLIVNSFNASRFGLRWQGFTTKWYESLVHNDSLMQAAWHSLTVSVISATAATIIGTLTAVALFRYQFKGKAMVSGLLFVVMMSPDIVMAISFLALFLVLGAQLGLMTLLIAHITFCLPFVVITVYSRLNGFDVKMLEAAKDLGAGEWTILKSIIIPLAKPAVAAGWLLSFTLSLDDVIISSFVTGPSYEILPLKIYSMVRIGLSPDVNALATVMLVLSLLLVMGSQWLARDGKP
- the cobB gene encoding Sir2 family NAD+-dependent deacetylase; its protein translation is MKFPYRNIVVLTGAGISAESGIQTFRSEDGLWEQHRIEDVATPEGFARDPDLVQEFYNQRRRDLQKTDIQPNAAHQALGQLERELEGNVTIITQNIDNLHERGGSQHVLHMHGELLKSRCTESQQTVEQKTDLHTGDLCHCCQMPSQLRPHIVWFGEMPLFMGDIYQAIQEADLFIAIGTSGVVYPAAGLVHEAKIAGAHTIEVNIEPSAVQTEFAEKRYGKASIEVPKLVDELLALQTE
- the potA gene encoding spermidine/putrescine ABC transporter ATP-binding protein PotA, encoding MNNEHSAENTVIKLTHVTKSFDGKEIISDLDLNVNHGEFLTILGPSGCGKTTVLRMIAGFESVDSGSILLDNQDVTETPAESRHVNTVFQSYALFPHMTVFDNVAFGLRMQKVPSAEIEPRVMEVLSMVRLDHMAQRRPHQLSGGQQQRIAIARAVVNKPKVLLLDESLSALDYKLRKQMQTELKQLQRKLGITFIFVTHDQEEALSMSDRIIVMRDGVIEQDGSPREIYEEPKNLFVARFIGEINVFPAVAKERLDAERILVSIHGVDNSVYYKKPIEAGQKLQVLLRPEDLRIEEISQAESKGLVGYVRDRTYKGMTLDSEVEMESGDIVMISEFFNEDDPDVDHSIGQKVSVTWVESWEVILDDEA
- a CDS encoding sigma-54-dependent transcriptional regulator, with protein sequence MMTNGSDNKPVYQAYSVLLASASRQTTAALTEHFASWFSTCVVVDNVIDVAKAMKEYQYDVVIIDPTLFADHTQVFEQIQAWHRQYSQVLLLIEQDQLKSVFTYWYRSYASFIITPVNIQQASHVIHHCMRTIQQNHKAVLLAQDFSRHHSHKIIGESEFTLALKQSTHLRCHDTTPLLIEGEPGTGKELVARRLHALSLRDGPFVPLAGHISQEDTLEQILYGQHRNTMQSKVYQPGLLKRANGGTLYIDEIDNLPIGVQKRLLNVFDTGHIRPVGADYDLPIDVRVVMATNRPLCDQLVARSPSPLLGRLYADRLTVIPLRQRKSDLKLLLPYFAKRLCRDLCLPLPGWTEEDIAIIRDYHWPGNVRELKNLVENCILLKQSPSDYWLRTHSMSYKTPVTVTVSNGMSMPTLHEDHQFDPRQPHDYPHNWTLKDVERHHIEQVVRAHQGNRSSAAKVLGVNRKTLERKFKEWGKVMTLSDKTAFFQ
- a CDS encoding extracellular solute-binding protein, with the translated sequence MKNKLYAGMLCASALFSGSAMAQDDNVLYFYNWSEYIPQEVLQDFTKQTGIKVIYSTYESNETMYAKLKTQKTGYDLVVPSTYFVSKMRKEGMIQKIDHSKLSHFKDIDPNYLNKSFDPHSDYSIPYVWGATGIGVNTEYHDKSKFTSWSQLWDKDYEGQLMLMDDAREVFHIALVKLGYSPNTTDPKKIHEAYEELKKLMPNVLVFNSDFPARPYMAGEVTLGMLWNGSAYAAHKDGAPIEIAWPKKGAIFWMDNLSIPTGAKNVDAAYKMIDFLLEPQNAAKISQMTGYPTPVKTAYQYLPKSYKNDTSVFPPADVMKNGVFQDDVGEASALYEELFQKLKVSQ
- a CDS encoding glucosaminidase domain-containing protein, producing the protein MIKTNQAKSLMRNILIVGVVAILASCGYQLVTKTTDSESSKDSYQRQSMGPPPDFAAMHNIDARKAEFFDYMRDGIQNENQRILHERQQLKQIKQTLDNGDTLSKKEKVNAKLLGELYDLKINGGVVTKKWVNHMLRRVDVIPEALALSQAANESAWGTSRFARNANNFFGQWCYQSGCGLVPKQRGADMTHEVAKFSSVSQSIHRYFMNVNRNKAYQPLRHIRYERRQRGEKILSTQAALKLVQGLTNYSERGQEYVNIISSMIKHNEQYWEY